The proteins below are encoded in one region of Manis javanica isolate MJ-LG chromosome 8, MJ_LKY, whole genome shotgun sequence:
- the CIMAP1C gene encoding LOW QUALITY PROTEIN: protein CIMAP1C (The sequence of the model RefSeq protein was modified relative to this genomic sequence to represent the inferred CDS: deleted 1 base in 1 codon; substituted 3 bases at 3 genomic stop codons), whose protein sequence is MRCDSSDLTVATTARSSAPAVKLSKGATNSVLYGQHPEKVVQVPSQQEVKQAPVVTARIXGPGPAKYLRPSCTGYIDLASHVPEPAYTLHARHSERRTRNPGPCYFLDPKITRSGMSSCPQVPVEERISNLRLRPTPALSHYNLEKTRPSGERRAPRYTFGYRCPYRVMDPSPAPNKYQLPLLLGPNIPVSHAAPCYSLASKDKNWFYEENVAGGPXPAMHARPEPSVYQNCSPSTVXPSVYLVGHTLWPGPASHDVQWVTVHKLWIPAFTLGIKHSSHLCPLVIDVHD, encoded by the exons ATGAGATGTGACTCCTCAG ATCTCACAGTGGCTACTACTGCCCGCTCCTCGGCCCCAGCCGTGAAACTGTCCAAAGGGGCCACGAACTCTGTGCTCTATGGGCAGCACCCAGAGAAGGTGGTACAGGTGCCCTCACAGCAGGAGGTAAAGCAGGCCCCTGTGGTCACAGCCAGGATCTAAG GTCCGGGGCCTGCCAAGTACCTCCGGCCATCCTGCACAGGCTACATCGACCTGGCATCT CATGTTCCAGAGCCGGCCTATACCCTGCATGCCCGGCACTCAGAGAGGC GCACACGCAACCCTGGGCCTTGCTACTTCTTGGACCCTAAAATAACTCGGTCTGGAATGTCCAGCTGCCCTCAGGTCCCCGTGGAGGAACGCATCTCCAACCTGC GCCTGAGAcccaccccagccctctcccATTACAACTTGGAGAAGACCCGGCCATCCGGGGAACGCAGGGCTCCCCGGTACACCTTTGGCTATCGGTGTCCATATAGAGTGATGGACCCCAGTCCAGCCCCCAATAAGTACCAGCTGCCACTATTGCTGGGGCCCAACATCCCTGTCAGCCATGCTGCTCCTTGCTACAGTTTGGCCTCCAAGGACAAGAACTGGTTCTACGAGGAGAACGTGGCAGGAGGTCCTTAGCCTGCCATGCACGCCCGGCCTGAGCCATCTGTCTACCAGAACTGCAGCCCATCTACAGTATGACCAAGTGTCTACCTGGTGGGCCACACGCTGTGGCCTGGTCCTGCCTCCCACGACGTCCAGTGGGTCACGGTGCACAAGCTCTGGATACCTGCTTTCACTCTGGGCATCAAGCACTCATCCCACCTGTGCCCGCTGGTCATTGACGTTCACGACTGA